The Novibacillus thermophilus genome segment TCAGGATGCTGTGCTACCTGGAAACACGTACATGTATCAGTTTATTGCCAATGATCCGGGAACATATTGGTATCATTCCCATCAGAACGGCGTTGAACAACTGGACAAAGGGTTATATGGGACTCTTATAGTAGAGCCGAGTGAAGTAATCGATGTTGACCGTGACTATACTCTTGTACTGGATGAATGGGAGTCAGGCAACAGTGATGGTGGCATGAATATGGGAGATATGCATGGAAATAATCATGGCGAAATGCATATGAAAGGAATGGGCATGGATGGAATGGATGGTCATATGGAATCCAATGGTAGCCCCATGATGGGTCATGATATGTCTTCCTATGATATTTTTACGATTAACGGAAAAACATACGAAGCAAACGAATCGTTAAAAGTCAAAGAAGGAGACAGGGTTAAACTCCGGTTCATCAATGCAGGTTATGTGGCCCACCAAATTCATATTCCTGTTGAGTATCAAGTCACCCATGTAGATGGTCAAGCAGTAAATAACCCTCAAGTTGAAAAGGGATCAATTCTTGAGATTGCTCCGGGAGAGCGTTATGATATCGAGTTTGTCGCTGATGGACAGGGAGATTTCACTATTGATTGTCATGGTGAGATGGAAGCGGCGAAAGATATGAGGATCGATGTAGTTTACGAAGACGGAAATAATCAAAAACTGGACCATAAGGCACCTTCTGGTGAGATAAATCTGGCCACTCTTGGTGAACCATCTCAAGCATTGTTTACGTTAGATGATAAATTCGATATAGAATATACTATGGAACTTGGAGCTAAAATGGACATGAACGCAGAGATGGGAATGATCTGGACCATTAATGGTGAAACTTACCCAAATGTGCCACCTTTTAAAGTAAATAAAGGGGATAAGGTGAAAGTGACGCTGACTAACAATAGTATGGATGATTCAGTACATCCCATGCATTTGCACGGTCATTTCTTCCAAGTACTCAGTAAAAACGGTCAGCCTCTTGAAGGGTCACCGATTATTAAAGATACTCTTAATGTCAAGCCAGGTGAAACCTATGAAGTTGCCTTCCTTGCAAATAATCCTGGGAATTGGCTGTTCCACTGCCACGATCTACACCATGCATCAAGCGGTATGGTGGCTATGGTGAAATACAATCACTTTGACGAATTTTATAAAGATACCGGGAAAGTAGATAATCGGCCTGAATAATATTTGTATGATGCGGGATATCCCCGCATTTATTATTCAATAATTTGCTGTCTCAGCAGCAAGGCTTATGCTATTTTATATACTTAATTGGTACATAATAAATTTAGTTTTTATTAGGTAAATAACTATTTACTACCCTACTGGGGTATAGTATAATCAATACCAACAGAAGGAAAACATTGGTGACATTCCGTTAAAGGAGTGAACGGAAAATGAGTGCATATAAAAAAACAACTTTAAACATTACGGGGATGACCTGTGCCGCCTGCGCCAACCGGGTGGAAAAAAGTCTTTCCAGATTGGAAGGGGTATCAGAAGCCAACGTCAATCTGGCCAATGAAAAAGCCACTGTTATCTATGATGAATCGAAAGTGGATATTCAGACATTGATTGAGCGGGTGGAGAAAATCGGCTACGGGGCCAAGGAAGCCACTGAAGACCGGGTGGAAGAAGAAAAAAAGGAAAAAGAGCGGCGCTACATAAAACAACGAAATGCCTTTCTGTTTGGGGCGGTCATTTCCATTCCTTTTCTGGTGCAAATGATTGGGGATCTTACGGGGTATCACGGGTTGATGATGCCTGCCTCCCTCCAGTTTATACTGGCCACCCTCGTCCAGTTTACCATTGGATGGCGGTTTATCCGGGGAGCATATAACGCCTTAAGGGGCGGCAGTGCCAACATGGATGTTCTGGTGGCCATGGGCACTTTGGCCGCTTATCTGTACAGCACAGTTCTCTATTTCTCGGGTCAGAGGGAAGGGTTTTATTTTGAAGCCTCCGTCATCATTATCACTTTGATCATTCTGGGAAAACTGTTGGAAGCCCGGGCCAAAGGGCGCACATCGGAAGCATTGAAGAAACTGATGGGTCTTCAAGCCAAAACGGCCCATGTGATCCGGGATGGCCAAATCGTGGATGTTCCCATTGAAGCGGTGCAGGTGGGAGATCTGCTTCTGGTCAAATCAGGAGAGAAAATACCGGTTGATGGGGAGATTGTGGAAGGAAGAACCGCCGTTGATGAGTCCATGTTAACGGGAGAAAGCATGCCGGTGGAAAAGGAAACGGGTGATGCGGTGATTGGGGCCACGCTCAATACCCATGGTTCCATCAAAATCAGGGCCACAAAAGTTGGAAAAGATACTGCGTTGTCTCAAATTATCCGGTTGGTGGAAGAAGCTCAAGGCACCAAAGCGCCGATCCAAAGTCTGGCCGATAAAGTGTCCGGTATTTTTGTACCCATTGTGATGGGAATAGCGGTGTTAACCTTTATCATCACTTATTTTGTCTCCGGTTTTACCCCGGCGTTGGTCAGTGCAGTGGCCGTGCTGGTCATTGCCTGTCCTTGCGCATTGGGTTTGGCCACCCCCACCGCCATTATGGTGGGAACCGGTAAGGGAGCGGAACATGGCGTATTAATCAAAGGGGCGGAACACCTGCAAATGATGCAGGACGTGGGTGCCATTATTTTGGACAAAACGGGAACGATCACCAAGGGAGAACCTGAAGTGACGGATGTGAAAGCCTTCGGGATGAATGACAATGAGCTGCTCCGTTTGGTGGCTAGCGCTGAACAGGCTTCCGAACATCCATTGGGAAAAGCGATTATCAATGGGGCCAAAGCAAAAGATCTTCCCTTATCGGACCCCAAAGCATATAAGGCCATTCCAGGTAAAGGGATTCAAGCCACGGTTGATGGAAAACTCATTTTTGTGGGCAATAAAACACTTATGAAAGAGCAGGGGATAGAACTTTCTCCTTACCTGCCAGAAATTGAAAAGTTGGAGCAAGAGGGTAAAACGGTGATGTTGGTAGCGGAAAATGAAGCGGAGGGGAGTGTGCTGTTAGGCTATGTGGCCGTGGCCGATACAGTCAAAGAGACCTCCCGACAAGCAATAAGTGAGCTTAAGCAACTTGGCATCGAAGTGATTATGATGACGGGTGACAATGAACGTACGGCCCGGGCCATTGCCCAGCAGGTGGGGATCAGCCGGGTGTTGGCCGAAGTGCTGCCTGAACATAAAGCAGAAGGCGTAAAAAAATTAAAGCAGGAAGGGAAAAAAGTGGCTATGGTGGGAGACGGGATCAATGACGCTCCTGCCCTTGCTGAAGCAGATGTAGGCATTGCCATGGGAACGGGCACCGATGTAGCCATGGAAGCAGCCGACATAACCCTGATGCGGGGCGATCTTCTTTCCATTGTGGATTGCATTCAGCTATCAAAGGCGACCATGAGAAAAATTAAACAAAATTTGGGCTGGGCGTTTGGCTATAATGTGCTCTTGATCCCTGTGGCCGCTGTTGGGCTGTTAAACCCCATCTTGGCCGGTGCTGCTATGGCTTTGAGTTCCGTATCAGTGGTGACCAATACTTTGTTTCTTAACCGTTGGAAACCTCATCATTCATAAGCTTTAAAACAGTGGTTTTCACCGATCTAACAAATGGGTACTTGTGAGTAAAGGAGGGAGAGAGGAGTCATGAGCCATGAACATGATTTGCCCATGCAACCGGACAAAAAACCGGTCGTACCTCGTTCAGAAAACGAGAAAGAGAAGATCAAAAACCGCCTGAAAAAAATCGAAGGCCAAATCCGGGGACTAGAAAAAATGGTGGATGAAGACCGATACTGTGTTGACATTTTAATCCAAATTGCTGCTGTTCAGGCTGCTTTAAAAAAAGTTGGCTTTAGTTTGCTTGAGCGTCATACCAAAATGTGTGTGCTCCACTCCATGGAATCAGGCAATGAAGATGAAATGATTGAAGAATTGATGAAAGTGATCCAACACTATGCCAAGTAGTCGTTAAGTCAATTGAAAGGAGGTGAAAGCATGGAGCAGATCACCTTAAATATTAAAGGCATGTCTTGCAGCCATTGCCAGCAAGCGGTGACTAATGCTTTAAAAGAGCTGAATGGCGTAGAAAAAGTGGAGGTTCATCTTGATCAAGGCACAGCCGATGTGACCTATGACGGTTCTAAAGTGACCATTGAAAAGATGAAAGAAGCTGTGGAAGAACAAGGGTATGATGTTGTGTAGTAAAAAACCGGCTTTTTGGCCGGTTTTTAAAGTAATTTAATTTTTTCCATTACAGCAAAGTAATTATCTTCATTATCTGCAAAGTTAAATACTCTTCCAGAAGGCATATTTACAATTTCACCGACTTTAAAAGGCAGGTGATGTCATTGATCACCTGCCTTGTCTGCCCACTATTGGCCTGCTATTTATGCAGCCATTTTACGGCATTCTTCAGCACACTCACGGCAAAAATCGGCACATTGTTGGCAGTGATTATCTTGATATTTAGCACATTCAGTTGCACAGGCCTCGCAAATTGTAGCACAAAGCTGGCAAAACTGCTTTACATACATGCTTCCACGTGAAATCCATTGAGAAGCCATGGCACAGATGTCCGCACAGTCCCTTAACATGTTGATACAGTGGGATCTGGATTGAACATCAGGTTCCTTTAAACAAGATGTTAAACATTCTTCACATGCTTGCATACATTTAATACACGCATCGATACACATTTGATATTGTTGTACAGTGGAATTAACAACAGTTGGCATCTGTAACCCCCCTTAGCATTGAGATACAACCTTATTTTTTTATATATTTGAATGAGTAATCGTGGAAAATATGCCCACAATATTAGAGATGAAGAGGTTTTACTGATGGAGGGTTCTGTTCAAGCACATCTGGGAACATCCATAATGTAATAATAAACACGCAACATGTGGCGATCAGTAGCAGGAGATCATATTTGCGTATAACATGTTCACAGGACCGGTACAAAATATGCCGGACACTGAACATGGATGTGCCGGTTAAAAGAAATGAGCTCACTAAAAATATAATGATTGTCTCCCTCATGGAAAGCATCCCTACAAGCATGGACCCCATCATGCCTGCCATAATGGCAGTAAAAAAACCTTCTATTCCAGCCAATCCATGAAGTCTAAGACCCAGGTTGGCTCCAGCTAAACCAGATATGCCCATGCTCATTAAGATTGACAGTAACAGGTTGTCGTGATAAATAATTCCCATCAAAACTCCAATGACTAACCCAAAAGACATGCTTAAGGTCATGGTGATCATCATTTGTTCCATAAGTGCAGCTTTATATTTGCAAAACAAGTAAATCCCCATTATCACAAGAAAATGAGTCCCAATAAATATAAAAATATACATATACCCCCAAGTCATCAAATCCCTAAAATTATGTTTGTAATAGCAAATAATGAATACTAATTACTACGATACCTAGGTAAAGTATATATACACGTTTAAATTTTCTCCTGAAAAATAATGGACATTAAACACACTTACTAATTAATGAATCATTATACATGCGAACAGAGTATTTAATCTTAAATTCAATCATTATTTCCATACTTTCTTCACATTTTTTGTGTACCATGTAAGTGTTTGCTCAACCACAAATAAATTGAATATGTGTTGGGCAGTGTACTAATGATACTTATAAAATGAAAGGAGTTTGAAAATGAAATTTAAAAACATCTTGATTGTACTTATTTGAATGGTTGTAATAATGACCTTGTCTGCGTGTGCAGGTGATACTGAAGAAGCACCGGCTCCATCTGAGTCAAACGAAAATCAGCAAGACGATGCGGATACACATACAGGCGGTATGAATTCAGGAACTGAAGAAAATAACGAGACAGATTCAAAGTCTCCTTCCCACGCAGAGATGAACCACTCTGGCTCAGGTGAAGTGCCTGAAGGCTTAAAAGAGGCAGAAAATCCCACATATCCAGTGGGGAGCCAAGCGATCATCCATGCTGATCATATGCCAGGGATGAATGGTGCCAAAGCAACAATTGTAGGAGCCTATGATACGACTGTTTATTCTGTCACTTATACAACGCCAGAGGGAGAAAAAGTGGAAAATCATAAATGGGTGATCCACGAAGAAATTAAAGAAGCAGGTGAAGAGCCTTTTAAACCTGGAGACCAAGTCACCCTAAATGCCGATCACATGGAAGGAATGGATGGCGCAACCGCTACGATTGATTCCGCTGAAAAAACAACCGTATATATGGTTGACTACATTTCGACTGATGGTGAGAAGGTTACCAATCACAAATGGGTAACAGAAAGCGAACTCAAAGCCGAATAAGGTTAAAGAATTGCCCTTATTTAGAAGGGAATTTGAGCCTATGGCATGGCAAATAAACCAAGCCCATATTCTTGTTGTTGATGATGAATGGAAGATGAGAAACCTCCTGCGTATCTATCTGACCAGGGAAGGATTTCGTGTAACCGAAGCCAAAGATGGAAATGATGCACTGGAAAAAATGAAAAAAAACACTTTTGATTTGGTTATCTTAGACATTATGATGCCGGGGATGGACGGATGGGAGCTTTGTACAAAAATACGTCAGATCACCATGCAAATGCCCATTCTGATGCTGACAGCTCGCTCTGAAACCAAAGAAAAGGTACAAGGATTAAATTTGGGAGCGGATGATTATCTGGTTAAACCGTTTGATCCTGAGGAACTGGTTGCACGTGTACGCGCCCTGCTTAGAAGATCCCGTATGTCAGAGATAGATACGGGGCATATGATTATGACCGGAGAGTTACGTATTGATCCCGAACGAAGAGAAGTTTGGGTGCATGATCAAACAATTGATTTAACAAAGACGGAGTTTGATCTGTTATATTTATTGGCTGGACATCCTGGACGGGTATACAGCCGGGAAATGTTGTTGGATCATGTAGGGGGAAAAGATTATTTTGGGGATCTTAGAACGGTAGATACGCATGTAAAAAATATCCGTGAAAAATTCCGCAAAGCAGGTCTGTCTGAAAACCTTATTCAAACCGTTTGGGGGATTGGCTATAAATTTAAGGAGCCTGATCCAAGGCAATGAGATGGAATCGGATTTCAGTTAAACTGGGCATGACCTTTCTTTTGCTCTTGCTCATTGTTTTATTCCCCTTAGGCTTTGTGATCCATCAAATCTTTCTGGGCTTTTATTTAGGGGAAGTACAGCAAGATCTGGATGATCTGTCATCAAGGTATGCCAAATTTATTGGAGAAACATTAGATGAAGGGATCACCCAAAACATTGAAATGATGGGGGGATTCTCTCAGGTCCCGTTTTACATTGTTGACGCTGAAGGTCGACTCATCGCCAATTTTGGTGTGCCTGGTCTGACAGATGATACGCGGATACCTGCTGATGAATTGGAAATTTTAACAGAAGGGAAATCCATTAGAGGAGAATATAGCGATCGTTCAGGAAATCGTTTTCTTGTTTCGGGAGCGCCTATCTATGATGGTGGTCATTTTTTGGGCGGCGTTTACGTCTTATCCTCCATTGAGGACATTTACCAATCCATTGAAAAAGTGAGGTACATGCTGGTTCTGTCAGGGATAGGCGCTTTATTTCTTGCTCTTGGGGTAATTGTGGTCTTATCAAGGACATTGTCCAATCCTTTGCTACAAATGGAAAAAGCCACACGTAAGATTGCTAGGGGAGATCTGAATACTCGAGTAAAGGTTAAAACAGCAGATGAAATCGGCACATTGGGACAAGCCATCAATGATCTTGCACGAGAGCTGAAAAGATATCAGGAGACCAGAAGTGAGCTATTTGCCAATATATCCCATGAATTAAGAACACCCGTCACCTATCTGGAAGGGTATGCCAATATATTAAAGGAAGGTCTGTATCAATCTGAAGAGGAGAAGGAGCAATATTTAGAGATTATTAAACAGGAATCAACCCGTTTGAGTCGACTGATCAATGATCTGTTTGAGCTTTCCAAAATGGAAGAGGGGAAAATGACACTTAACCAAGAATGGATAGACATGCGTGAAATGATAGAAACGATTCTTCCCCGAGTAGAATTACAGGCAAAAAAGAAAGGCTTGCAGTTAAAGGTCGATATACAGGATAACCTGCCCCTTATTAATGTGGATGGTTTGCGCATGGAACAAATCGTCACGAATTTACTGGATAATGCCCTTCGCTATACTGATCACGGATGGGTCGGCATAAGGATTGAACGTGCAAGATCTGGAGATCTGATGATTAGCATAGAGGATTCGGGTAAAGGCATTCCGGAAGACGAGTTGCCCTATATTTTTGAACGTTTTTACCGAGTGGAGAAATCTCGTTCCAGAGACTTTGGAGGGACAGGATTAGGACTGGCCATTGTCAAGCAGTTGGTCGATATGCAAGGGGGAACGATATCCGTGTTCAGTGAAGTAGGGAAAGGGACTCGCTTCCAGATTTTGTTTCCCGCCAACCAGAACAGGGACGGAAGAGAAGAACAATGAGATGGATTGAATGGGTTATTGCCATTGTCCTTGTCATCATTGGTCTATGCTGCTTAACGATGTCCGCAACCTGGTTATTGACTCCAAATACTTTAGGGCATTATCTTCATACGTTATTTATGATTTGTATGTGGGCAGGATTGCCGCTTATTGGGGCTGCGGTCATCTATTTCATATATAGAATAATAAAACGCCAATCTTAGCCGATAGATGAAAGCCAGTGAGATCTAGATTTAAAGAGGTGTTGTCATGGCAGATTGG includes the following:
- a CDS encoding multicopper oxidase family protein, with product MKRIIMFFITVLIIAILSACSQSLSETADQEEHDEDSQGQERVEVIHESTKGKKVNEINLTARKTEWIISPDNTITAWTYNGTVPGETIRVKQGEVVRVNLKNELDEPVSIHWHGVPVPNTEDGIPGVTQDAVLPGNTYMYQFIANDPGTYWYHSHQNGVEQLDKGLYGTLIVEPSEVIDVDRDYTLVLDEWESGNSDGGMNMGDMHGNNHGEMHMKGMGMDGMDGHMESNGSPMMGHDMSSYDIFTINGKTYEANESLKVKEGDRVKLRFINAGYVAHQIHIPVEYQVTHVDGQAVNNPQVEKGSILEIAPGERYDIEFVADGQGDFTIDCHGEMEAAKDMRIDVVYEDGNNQKLDHKAPSGEINLATLGEPSQALFTLDDKFDIEYTMELGAKMDMNAEMGMIWTINGETYPNVPPFKVNKGDKVKVTLTNNSMDDSVHPMHLHGHFFQVLSKNGQPLEGSPIIKDTLNVKPGETYEVAFLANNPGNWLFHCHDLHHASSGMVAMVKYNHFDEFYKDTGKVDNRPE
- a CDS encoding heavy metal translocating P-type ATPase — its product is MSAYKKTTLNITGMTCAACANRVEKSLSRLEGVSEANVNLANEKATVIYDESKVDIQTLIERVEKIGYGAKEATEDRVEEEKKEKERRYIKQRNAFLFGAVISIPFLVQMIGDLTGYHGLMMPASLQFILATLVQFTIGWRFIRGAYNALRGGSANMDVLVAMGTLAAYLYSTVLYFSGQREGFYFEASVIIITLIILGKLLEARAKGRTSEALKKLMGLQAKTAHVIRDGQIVDVPIEAVQVGDLLLVKSGEKIPVDGEIVEGRTAVDESMLTGESMPVEKETGDAVIGATLNTHGSIKIRATKVGKDTALSQIIRLVEEAQGTKAPIQSLADKVSGIFVPIVMGIAVLTFIITYFVSGFTPALVSAVAVLVIACPCALGLATPTAIMVGTGKGAEHGVLIKGAEHLQMMQDVGAIILDKTGTITKGEPEVTDVKAFGMNDNELLRLVASAEQASEHPLGKAIINGAKAKDLPLSDPKAYKAIPGKGIQATVDGKLIFVGNKTLMKEQGIELSPYLPEIEKLEQEGKTVMLVAENEAEGSVLLGYVAVADTVKETSRQAISELKQLGIEVIMMTGDNERTARAIAQQVGISRVLAEVLPEHKAEGVKKLKQEGKKVAMVGDGINDAPALAEADVGIAMGTGTDVAMEAADITLMRGDLLSIVDCIQLSKATMRKIKQNLGWAFGYNVLLIPVAAVGLLNPILAGAAMALSSVSVVTNTLFLNRWKPHHS
- a CDS encoding four-helix bundle copper-binding protein — encoded protein: MPTVVNSTVQQYQMCIDACIKCMQACEECLTSCLKEPDVQSRSHCINMLRDCADICAMASQWISRGSMYVKQFCQLCATICEACATECAKYQDNHCQQCADFCRECAEECRKMAA
- the copZ gene encoding copper chaperone CopZ; this encodes MEQITLNIKGMSCSHCQQAVTNALKELNGVEKVEVHLDQGTADVTYDGSKVTIEKMKEAVEEQGYDVV
- a CDS encoding DUF1541 domain-containing protein: MTLSACAGDTEEAPAPSESNENQQDDADTHTGGMNSGTEENNETDSKSPSHAEMNHSGSGEVPEGLKEAENPTYPVGSQAIIHADHMPGMNGAKATIVGAYDTTVYSVTYTTPEGEKVENHKWVIHEEIKEAGEEPFKPGDQVTLNADHMEGMDGATATIDSAEKTTVYMVDYISTDGEKVTNHKWVTESELKAE
- a CDS encoding sensor histidine kinase; this translates as MRWNRISVKLGMTFLLLLLIVLFPLGFVIHQIFLGFYLGEVQQDLDDLSSRYAKFIGETLDEGITQNIEMMGGFSQVPFYIVDAEGRLIANFGVPGLTDDTRIPADELEILTEGKSIRGEYSDRSGNRFLVSGAPIYDGGHFLGGVYVLSSIEDIYQSIEKVRYMLVLSGIGALFLALGVIVVLSRTLSNPLLQMEKATRKIARGDLNTRVKVKTADEIGTLGQAINDLARELKRYQETRSELFANISHELRTPVTYLEGYANILKEGLYQSEEEKEQYLEIIKQESTRLSRLINDLFELSKMEEGKMTLNQEWIDMREMIETILPRVELQAKKKGLQLKVDIQDNLPLINVDGLRMEQIVTNLLDNALRYTDHGWVGIRIERARSGDLMISIEDSGKGIPEDELPYIFERFYRVEKSRSRDFGGTGLGLAIVKQLVDMQGGTISVFSEVGKGTRFQILFPANQNRDGREEQ
- a CDS encoding metal-sensitive transcriptional regulator, yielding MSHEHDLPMQPDKKPVVPRSENEKEKIKNRLKKIEGQIRGLEKMVDEDRYCVDILIQIAAVQAALKKVGFSLLERHTKMCVLHSMESGNEDEMIEELMKVIQHYAK
- a CDS encoding response regulator transcription factor, translated to MAWQINQAHILVVDDEWKMRNLLRIYLTREGFRVTEAKDGNDALEKMKKNTFDLVILDIMMPGMDGWELCTKIRQITMQMPILMLTARSETKEKVQGLNLGADDYLVKPFDPEELVARVRALLRRSRMSEIDTGHMIMTGELRIDPERREVWVHDQTIDLTKTEFDLLYLLAGHPGRVYSREMLLDHVGGKDYFGDLRTVDTHVKNIREKFRKAGLSENLIQTVWGIGYKFKEPDPRQ